Proteins encoded by one window of Lathyrus oleraceus cultivar Zhongwan6 chromosome 1, CAAS_Psat_ZW6_1.0, whole genome shotgun sequence:
- the LOC127115745 gene encoding auxin-responsive protein SAUR78-like codes for MTKVAKLTKLKSVLKKWNTFTYYNNNNKHNRSDIRAVVNEDESCMLSEQSLRPVFVGKTRRKYLVNSDVVGHPLFQELVDRSRSSVEVNGDDDTVNVACEVVLFEHMLWMIENTDPQPESLDELVDYYSC; via the coding sequence ATGACAAAAGTTGCAAAACTAACAAAACTTAAGTCGGTGCTGAAGAAATGGAACACCTTCACCTAttacaataacaacaacaagcACAACCGCTCTGACATCAGAGCGGTTGTAAACGAGGATGAGTCATGTATGTTATCGGAACAAAGCCTTCGCCCCGTGTTTGTGGGAAAGACGAGACGTAAATACCTTGTTAACTCCGATGTTGTTGGACATCCGCTGTTTCAGGAGCTTGTGGACAGGTCTCGCAGCTCGGTCGAGGTAAATGGTGACGATGATACGGTTAATGTGGCTTGTGAGGTTGTCTTGTTTGAGCATATGTTGTGGATGATCGAGAATACTGATCCTCAACCGGAATCACTGGATGAACTCGTTGATTATTACAGTTGCTAG